A single genomic interval of Chryseobacterium paludis harbors:
- a CDS encoding acyltransferase family protein yields the protein MDTPSERFYGLDHLRATAILLVLFYHYRAFTHPEWVDIYGRFGWTGVDLFFVLSGFLISNQLFKEIKIHQKIDLRSFFVNRFFRIIPPYLFTVLLYFSFPFFRERESLSPLWKFLTFIQNYGLDVINQGTFSHAWSLCIEEQFYLLLPFSLLLFLKTKTFKYLKIFIASVLIFSILIRFITWHGFIVPHINTENFWKEWYMNIYYPTYTRLDSLAIGVLIGYLFQFSLKFKVLINTYGNPLFIAGVLLLGFSFWFCDEQASKNASVFGFTSVAISYGLIVMSAISHSSFISKSGLFITNQLASLSYAIYLSHKGVIHMVQEGLKSLNIAIPDNIVLLICLSACIIGALFYRYAIEKPSEKLKRIVNR from the coding sequence TTTTATCATTACCGGGCATTTACCCATCCTGAATGGGTAGATATTTATGGAAGATTTGGATGGACAGGTGTGGATCTATTCTTTGTGTTAAGCGGATTCCTGATCTCTAATCAGCTCTTCAAAGAAATAAAAATTCATCAGAAGATCGATCTCAGATCATTTTTTGTCAATAGATTCTTCAGGATTATTCCGCCCTATCTCTTCACCGTTTTGCTGTATTTCAGTTTCCCTTTTTTTAGAGAAAGGGAAAGCTTATCTCCGCTTTGGAAATTTCTCACCTTTATCCAAAACTATGGTCTTGATGTGATCAACCAGGGAACTTTTTCTCATGCCTGGTCTTTGTGTATTGAAGAACAATTTTACCTTTTGCTTCCCTTTTCATTGTTATTATTTTTAAAAACAAAAACGTTTAAATATTTAAAAATTTTTATCGCTTCAGTTCTCATTTTCAGTATACTTATCCGATTTATTACATGGCACGGGTTTATAGTTCCTCATATCAATACCGAAAACTTTTGGAAAGAATGGTATATGAATATCTATTATCCTACTTATACCCGTTTGGATAGCTTAGCTATAGGAGTTCTGATTGGTTATTTATTTCAGTTCTCTTTAAAATTTAAAGTCCTGATCAACACCTATGGAAATCCTCTTTTTATTGCTGGTGTTCTCCTTCTGGGATTTTCTTTTTGGTTCTGTGATGAACAAGCTTCAAAAAACGCCTCTGTTTTTGGATTTACCTCAGTTGCCATAAGCTATGGACTGATCGTTATGTCTGCTATTTCCCATTCTTCCTTTATTTCTAAATCGGGATTATTTATTACCAATCAGCTCGCCAGTCTTTCTTATGCAATCTATCTTTCCCATAAAGGTGTTATTCATATGGTACAGGAAGGATTAAAATCTTTAAACATCGCTATTCCCGATAATATAGTGCTTTTGATCTGTTTGTCAGCGTGTATCATTGGGGCATTATTTTACAGATATGCTATTGAAAAACCTTCGGAAAAACTAAAAAGAATTGTAAATCGCTGA
- a CDS encoding bacteriocin-like protein, with protein MKNFKKLSRQEQKEILGQGGSVGVGQ; from the coding sequence ATGAAAAATTTTAAGAAGCTTAGCAGACAAGAGCAAAAAGAAATTCTGGGACAAGGTGGAAGTGTTGGTGTAGGTCAATAG